One genomic segment of Sphingobacteriaceae bacterium includes these proteins:
- a CDS encoding YbaB/EbfC family nucleoid-associated protein, translating to MNFGNMMRQFQKLQEDMERVQEELAEMTVTGTAGGGVVKVVCTGRLEIRQVELDPAAVDPDDLEMVQDMIAAAVNDALRKAQELAQAELAKVAGGLKLPNMPGLPFP from the coding sequence GTGAACTTCGGCAACATGATGCGGCAGTTCCAGAAGCTCCAGGAAGACATGGAACGGGTTCAAGAAGAATTGGCGGAAATGACGGTGACGGGCACCGCCGGCGGCGGCGTGGTGAAGGTGGTGTGCACCGGCCGCCTGGAGATCCGCCAGGTGGAATTGGATCCGGCGGCGGTGGACCCCGACGACTTGGAAATGGTGCAGGACATGATCGCCGCAGCGGTAAACGACGCCCTGCGCAAGGCCCAGGAACTGGCCCAGGCCGAATTGGCCAAGGTGGCGGGAGGCCTTAAGCTGCCCAACATGCCGGGCCTGCCCTTTCCTTGA
- the recR gene encoding recombination mediator RecR, whose protein sequence is MTYPERIARLITELGRLPGIGPKSAQRLAFHLLAQPKDQVRALAEALWQARTSLRYCSLCHDFTDQEHDPCRICADPERDSGQILVVEHPRDVRAIERMGDYRGRYHVLHGAISPMAGIGPDQLTIKSLLERLGANSVKEVVLATNPTVEGEATALYLARLLKPMGIRVTRIARGLPEGGDLEYADEITLARALEGRRDM, encoded by the coding sequence ATGACTTATCCTGAGCGGATTGCCCGGCTCATCACGGAGCTGGGGCGGCTGCCGGGCATCGGCCCCAAATCGGCCCAGCGCCTGGCCTTCCACCTGCTGGCCCAGCCCAAGGACCAGGTGCGGGCCCTGGCGGAGGCCCTTTGGCAGGCGCGCACATCCTTGCGCTACTGCTCGCTTTGCCACGACTTTACCGACCAGGAGCACGACCCGTGCCGCATCTGCGCCGATCCGGAGCGGGACTCGGGGCAGATCCTGGTGGTGGAGCATCCCCGGGACGTCCGGGCCATCGAGCGCATGGGGGATTACCGGGGGCGCTATCATGTGCTCCACGGCGCCATCTCCCCAATGGCGGGCATCGGCCCCGACCAGCTGACCATCAAGAGCCTGCTGGAGCGCCTGGGCGCCAACAGCGTGAAAGAAGTGGTCCTGGCCACCAATCCCACGGTGGAAGGCGAGGCTACAGCCCTCTACTTGGCCCGCCTGCTGAAGCCCATGGGCATCAGGGTGACCCGCATCGCCCGGGGCCTGCCCGAAGGCGGCGACTTGGAGTACGCCGACGAGATCACCCTGGCCCGGGCTTTGGAAGGCCGCCGCGACATGTAG
- a CDS encoding DUF2508 family protein translates to MLKTGRDRLKDRLGRLWDKVAHRRDADEDGAGDRVPGLLACIEEAHREWVAARAYFESVEHPDLVDHAVHMLLAAERRYEFLIREAKAEGLYVPDVMAVVNRLPLDAGEGG, encoded by the coding sequence GTGCTGAAAACCGGCCGGGACAGGCTCAAGGACCGTCTAGGACGTTTATGGGACAAGGTAGCCCACCGCCGCGACGCCGACGAAGATGGGGCCGGCGACCGGGTTCCGGGCCTGCTGGCCTGCATTGAAGAGGCCCATCGGGAGTGGGTGGCCGCCAGGGCCTATTTCGAAAGCGTGGAGCATCCCGACCTGGTGGATCATGCGGTGCACATGCTGTTGGCGGCGGAGCGGCGCTATGAATTCCTCATCAGGGAAGCCAAGGCCGAGGGCCTTTACGTCCCCGACGTCATGGCAGTGGTGAACCGCCTGCCTCTCGATGCCGGGGAAGGGGGGTGA
- a CDS encoding pro-sigmaK processing inhibitor BofA family protein, giving the protein MEGFDAGMLLPYAVGLLVLYILVRTVVVPVRALGSAAYHLLVGGAMLWIVNLVGSLAGFHLALNPVSALLAGYLGIPGLVLLAAMTSFLAV; this is encoded by the coding sequence GTGGAGGGTTTCGATGCAGGCATGCTCCTGCCTTATGCGGTAGGTCTGCTGGTGCTTTATATATTGGTACGAACGGTCGTCGTGCCCGTGCGGGCGCTGGGCAGCGCAGCCTACCACCTGCTGGTGGGCGGCGCCATGCTGTGGATAGTCAACCTGGTGGGCTCCCTGGCGGGGTTCCACCTGGCTTTGAACCCCGTTTCCGCCCTGCTGGCCGGCTACCTGGGCATCCCGGGCCTGGTGCTGCTGGCGGCCATGACATCCTTCCTTGCAGTCTAA
- the gltX gene encoding glutamate--tRNA ligase codes for MAPGKVRVRFAPSPTGYLHVGGARTALFNWLFARRHGGAFILRFEDTDVERSREELVAPMLETLRWLGLEWDEGPEVGGPVGPYFQSQRLDLYREAAARLEEAGRAYRCYCTPEELAAKREEAQRQGRSFRYPGTCRNLTPEERTAKEGEGLPYALRLVTPDSGEVVVKDLIHGDVTFPQDSFDDFIIMRRDGIPTYNFAVVVDDHLMGITHVIRADEHLSNTPRQILAYEALGHEPPAFAHVPMVLAPDRSKLSKRHGAVAVEEFRQAGYRPEAIINYLALLGWSPGDDREIMPVDEMVSLFSLERVSRTAAVYDVDKLAWMNGQYLRLLPLEEIVAAALPWFKEKGLDVEEDPRLPRIVDAVRQRVRTLAELADNSVYFFRDVEEYDPEGVRKRFDPPGTDELLLLAAEKLRDLTPFNEETIEKVYRDLCQEQGIGTGRLFHPTRLALTGRTVGPSLFEIMALLGREACVDRLERAAAFIKERAGGPGAS; via the coding sequence ATGGCTCCCGGGAAAGTTCGCGTTCGGTTCGCCCCTTCGCCCACCGGCTACCTCCACGTAGGCGGTGCCCGCACGGCGTTGTTCAACTGGCTCTTTGCCCGCCGCCATGGCGGCGCCTTCATCCTGCGCTTTGAAGATACCGATGTGGAGCGTTCCCGCGAGGAACTGGTGGCCCCCATGCTGGAAACCTTGCGCTGGCTGGGGTTGGAGTGGGATGAAGGCCCCGAGGTGGGCGGCCCGGTGGGGCCCTATTTCCAATCCCAGCGCCTGGATCTCTACCGGGAGGCGGCGGCGCGGCTGGAAGAAGCGGGCCGGGCCTACCGCTGCTACTGCACGCCGGAAGAACTGGCTGCCAAGCGGGAAGAGGCCCAGCGCCAGGGCCGGTCTTTCCGCTATCCCGGCACCTGCCGGAACCTAACGCCTGAGGAGCGGACCGCCAAGGAAGGGGAGGGCCTCCCTTACGCCCTGCGGCTGGTGACGCCGGACTCGGGGGAAGTGGTGGTGAAGGACCTGATCCACGGCGACGTAACCTTCCCCCAGGATTCCTTCGACGATTTCATCATTATGCGGCGGGACGGCATCCCCACCTACAACTTCGCCGTGGTGGTGGACGACCATTTGATGGGCATCACCCACGTGATCCGGGCCGACGAGCACTTGTCCAACACGCCCCGGCAGATTTTGGCCTACGAGGCCTTGGGCCACGAGCCGCCGGCCTTCGCCCATGTGCCCATGGTCCTGGCGCCCGACCGGTCCAAGCTGAGCAAGCGCCACGGCGCTGTGGCGGTGGAAGAGTTCCGCCAGGCCGGGTATCGTCCCGAGGCCATCATCAATTACCTGGCCCTGCTGGGCTGGTCTCCCGGCGACGACCGGGAAATCATGCCGGTGGACGAGATGGTGTCCCTGTTCTCCTTGGAGCGGGTCAGCCGGACCGCCGCCGTCTACGACGTGGACAAGCTCGCCTGGATGAACGGCCAGTACCTGCGCCTGCTGCCCCTGGAGGAGATCGTGGCCGCGGCGCTCCCCTGGTTCAAGGAAAAGGGCTTGGACGTGGAAGAGGATCCCCGCCTGCCCCGCATTGTGGACGCGGTGCGGCAGCGGGTGCGGACCCTGGCGGAACTGGCCGACAACTCCGTATACTTCTTCCGGGACGTGGAGGAGTACGATCCCGAAGGGGTGCGCAAGCGGTTTGACCCGCCCGGCACCGATGAGCTGCTGCTGCTGGCGGCGGAAAAGCTGCGGGATTTGACTCCTTTTAATGAAGAAACTATTGAAAAGGTTTATCGGGATTTGTGCCAAGAGCAGGGCATCGGCACCGGGCGGCTCTTTCATCCCACCCGGCTGGCCCTGACGGGGCGCACCGTCGGCCCCAGCTTGTTTGAAATCATGGCCCTCCTGGGCCGGGAAGCATGCGTAGACCGCCTGGAGCGGGCGGCCGCTTTCATTAAAGAACGGGCCGGCGGCCCGGGAGCATCTTAA